Proteins encoded by one window of Dioscorea cayenensis subsp. rotundata cultivar TDr96_F1 chromosome 20, TDr96_F1_v2_PseudoChromosome.rev07_lg8_w22 25.fasta, whole genome shotgun sequence:
- the LOC120251140 gene encoding uncharacterized protein At4g18257-like — protein MVGEGKRVESLGWLTESSVMPKKHKAIEGVGASSIVELKAQLYRTQEETRKSKDSDAEFLRAKKKPLSNDLFSHKNTGVDARAHRDKMELKAVNDGSVSYAALERKAELYDKLARGELPDEEDKEKYCVDFFQKSLVEDQPQLSESDNTSNSMPQENKDSDADDMLPNSRPVVSDQANFKLDHEEHKRFVREVHEEATQEREKATSIKLRRQEQLAARREKLRQAYLRKQLEKLTSEK, from the exons ATGGTGGGAGAGGGGAAGAGGGTGGAGTCGCTCGGATGGCTCACCGAGTCGTCGGTGATGCCGAAGAAGCACAAGGCCATCGAGGGCGTCGGCGCCTCCTCCATCGTCGAGCTCAAGGCCCAGCTGTATCGCACTCAGGAGGAGACACGTAAGTCCAAAGACTCCGACGCTGAGTTCCTCCGCGCCAAGAAGAAGCCCCTCTCCAATGATCTCTTTTCTCACAAGAACACCGGTGTTGATGCCCGTGCTCATCG TGATAAAATGGAGCTGAAAGCTGTAAATGATGGTTCGGTTAGTTATGCGGCATTGGAGAGGAAGGCTGAGTTGTATGATAAGCTAGCTAGAGGTGAGCTTCCTGATGAAGAAGACAAGGAGAAATATTGTGTGGATTTTTTCCAGAAGAGTCTTGTTGAAGATCAACCTCAGCTGTCAGAATCAGATAACACCTCTAATAGCATgccacaagaaaataaagatagTGATGCAGATGATATGCTGCCAAATTCAAGACCAGTGGTGTCTGACCAGGCAAACTTCAAATTAGACCATGAGGAACATAAACGCTTTGTAAG GGAAGTTCATGAGGAAGCAActcaagaaagagagaaggcaACGTCAATCAAGTTGCGGCGACAAGAGCAGTTGGCTGCTCGCAGAGAGAAACTGAGGCAGGCTTATTTGAGGAAACAACTGGAGAAACTCACATCTGAAAAATAG